ATCACGACGACAAGCGCGCCCGCCCGGCCGCCGCGGCGGCATCGGGCGCCGAAGGCAGCTCGATCCGCGTCGGCGTCGAGAAGGTCGACCAGCTGATCAACCTGGTCGGCGAGCTCGTGATCACGCAGGCGATGCTGGCGGAAACCGCGAGCGCGTTCGATCCGGCGCTGCACGACCGCCTGTTCAACGGGATGGCGCAGCTCGAGCGCAACGCGCGCGACCTGCAGGAAGCGGTGATGTCGATCCGCATGATGCCGATGGACTACGTGTTCAGCCGCTTCCCGCGCCTCGTGCGCGACCTCGCCGGCAAGCTCGGCAAGCAGGTCGAGCTGGTCACGTTCGGCCAGGCGACCGAGCTCGACAAGAGCCTGATCGAACGCATCATCGATCCGCTGACCCACCTCGTGCGCAACAGCCTCGACCACGGGATCGAGACGGTCGACAAGCGCGTGGCCGCCGGCAAGGACGCGGTCGGCCAGCTGGTGCTGTCGGCCGCGCATCACGGCGGCAACATCGTGATCGAGGTGAGCGACGACGGCGCGGGCCTGAACCGCGAGCGCATCCTCGCGAAGGCCGCGAAACAGGGCATGCAGGTGTCCGACAACATCAGCGACGACGAAGTCTGGCAGCTGATCTTCGCGCCGGGCTTCTCGACCGCCGAGACGGTGACCGACGTGTCGGGCCGCGGCGTCGGGATGGACGTCGTGAAGCGCAACATCCAGTCGATGGGCGGCCACGTGGAAATCACGTCGGTGGCCGGCCGCGGCACGACCACGCGGATCGTGCTGCCGCTCACGCTCGCGATTCTCGACGGGATGTCGGTGAAGGTCGGCAACGAGATCTTCATCCTGCCGCTGAACTTCGTGATGGAGTCGCTGCAGCCGTCGAACGACGACATCTACACGGTCGGCAACGGCGAGCGCGTGGTGCGCGTGCGCGGCGAATACCTGCCGCTGGTCGCGCTGCACGAGGTGTTCTCGGTCGACGATGCGCGCACCGACCCGACGCAGGGGATCGTCACGATCATGGAAACCGAGGGGCGCCGCTTCGCGATGCTGATCGACGAGCTGGTCGGCCAGCAGCAGGTGGTCGTGAAGAACCTCGAAACCAATTACCGCAAGGTGCACGGCATCTCGGCAGCGACCATCCTCGGCGACGGCAGCGTCGCGCTGATCGTCGACGTCGCGGCGCTGAACCGCGAAACCCGTGCGACGCACGGCGCCCGAGCCGGCGCCGAGCTCGCGATGTTCTGATGTCACTCGCCATTCAACCGATTGGGGGCAAACGTGTCTGCTGAAGTCCAAATGATCAATCCGGCCGCGGCGAACGCGGCAACGAGCCGCCGCGATGCAGAACAAGGCGACGCGACGGGCCAGGAGTTTCTCGTCTTCACGCTCGGCGACGAGGAATACGGGATCGACATCCTGAAGGTGCAGGAAATCCGCGGCTACGACAGCGTCACGCGCATCGCGAACGCGCCGGAGTTCATCAAGGGCGTGATCAACCTGCGCGGGATCATCGTGCCGATCGTCGACATGCGGATCAAGTTCCATCTCGGCCGCGTCGAGTACGACCACCAGACCGTCGTGATCATCCTGAACGTGTCGAACCGCGTGGTCGGGATGGTGGTCGACGGCGTGTCGGACGTGCTGACGCTGCAGACGGACCAGATCATGCCGGCGCCGGAATTCGGCGCGACGCTGACGACCGAGTACCTGACGGGCCTCGGCACGGTCGACGGCCGGATGCTGATCCTGATGGACATCGAGAAGCTGATGTCGAGCCGTGAAATGGCGCTGATCGAGACGCTCGGCGGTTAAGCGCGCCGCGCGCGCAGGAATTTCGGGAGAATCTGCAATGTTGCATAACTGGTCGATCCGCACGACGCTTACGGCGATCGGACTCATCCTCGTGGCGCTGGCCGCCGCCGTCGGCGGGCTCGGCCTCTACGCGCTCAATCACGCGAGCCGCTCGCTCGACGAGATCGCGCACGTCGACCTGCCGGCGATCCACGCGCTCGACGACACGGCCGCGCAGTTGCTGCGCTCGCGCGTGGCGCTCGATCGCTTCCGTACGCTGACCGAAGCCGGCAACGGGGCCGACGCCACGAAGGTGCTCGATCGCGCGCAGGAGCTGTTCGCGAAGTCGAACCAGAACTGGCAGGCGTTCCAGTCGCTGCCGAAGCTCGGCGTCGAGCAGGCGCTCCTCGACGAGCTTTCCACACGCTACTCGACGATCGTGAAGGAAGGCGTCGAGCCCGAATTCGCGGCGGCGCGCGCGGGCGACATGGCGGCGTACCACGCGGTAGCCGACACGAAGATCAGCCCGATGTTCATCGCGTTCGACCAGACGGCGGCGGCCGTGATCGCCGCACTGCAGAAGCGCGCGGAAGATCGCCAGGCCGCGACGCAGTCGCAGATCTCGCTGATGATCGGCCTGATCGCGGCCGGCATCGCGATCGCGTTCGTCGTCGTGATCGCGATCCGCTTTGCATTGCGCGGCCTGATCGTGCAGCCGCTCGAGGACGCGATCGCGCACTTCGAGCGCATCGCCGGCGGCGACCTCACGCAGCCGGTGAACGTGTTCAGCACCAACGAGATCGGCCGCCTGTTCGGCGGCATCAAGCGGATGCAGGACGCGGTCACGACGATGGTGCAGGCCGTGCATCGTGGCACCGAGTCGATCGACGTCGGCGCGCGCGAGATCTCGACCGGCAACACCGACCTGTCGCAGCGCACCGAGGAGCAGGCCGCGTCGCTGCAGGAAACCGCGTCGAGCATGGAGCAGCTGACGGGCACCGTGCGGCAGAACGCGGAGAACGCGCGGCAGGCCAGCCAGCTCGCGGTGAACGCATCGGACATCGCGACGCAGGGCGGCGAAGTGGTCGGCCAGGTCGTGTCGACGATGCAGGACATCGCGGCGAGCTCGGGCAAGGTCGTCGACATCATCGGCACGATCGAAGGCATTGCGTTCCAGACCAACATCCTCGCGCTGAACGCGGCGGTCGAAGCCGCGCGTGCCGGCGAACAGGGCCGCGGCTTCGCGGTGGTCGCGGGCGAGGTGCGCTCGCTCGCGCAGCGCAGCGCGAGCGCCGCGAAGGAAATCAAGCAGCTGATCGGCGATTCGGCCGAGAAGGTCGAAAGCGGGTCGGCGCTCGTGTCGCGCGCCGGCTCGACGATGGACGAGATCGTGCAGGCCGTGCGCCGCGTGACCGACATCATGGGCGAGATCAGCGCCGCGTCGGACGAGCAGTCGACCGGCATCGAGCAGGTCAACCGCGCGGTCGGCCAGATGGATTCGGTCACGCAGCAGAACGCGGCGCTCGTCGAGCAGGCGGCGGCCGCGGCCGCGTCGCTCGAGGAGCAGACGCGCCAGATGAAGGCGATCGTGTCGGGCTGGCGCGTGGCGGGCGGCATCGTGCTCGCGCCGTCGCGCGGTGTCGCGCGACCGGTCGCGCATGAACCGGCGGCCGGGCCCGCGCTGACGTCCGAGCCGCGTTTCGACGCGGCGCCGGTCGCCGCGCTGCCGGCTCCGCAAGCCAACGCCCAACCGGCACGGCGCGCCGCGCCGGCGCCGCGTGCTGCCGGTGCCGCTGCAGCTGCGTCGGGCGCAGGCCATGAACCGAAGCGTGCGGCCGATACGGGCGCACACGCGCAGAAGGATGCACCGGCTTCGCGCGGCACGGCTGCGGGCGGCTACGGGCCGCGTCTCGCGAAAACCGCCGCGCCGGCCGACAAGCCGGCCGCGAAGCCCGCGCTCGTGCGCCCGGCGCTGAACGGCGAAAAGCCGGCGCCGGCCACGGCCGGCACGTCCGATGACGATTGGGAGACCTTCTAAACCATGCCGCACGCGCGCGCGCCGTTTCGACCCGATGTACCGGATGCCTCGCCTCGCGCGGGCGAGCCGGGGCGCGACTTCGCGTTCACCAGCGCGGATTTCGCACGCATTCGCGCGCTGATCCATCAACGCGCGGGGATCTCGCTGTCCGAGCACAAGCGCGACATGGCGTACAGCCGTCTCGCGCGCCGCTTGCGGGCACGCGGCCTCGACACGTTTCGCGACTACCTCGACCTGCTCGAGCAGGAAGACGATCCGCTCGAGTGGGAAGCGTTCACCAATTCGCTGACGACGAACCTGACCGCGTTCTTCCGCGAGTCGCACCATTTCCCGATCCTGTCGGAGTTCGTGAAGGGGCGGCCGGCACCGGTATCGGTCTGGTGCTCGGCGGCGTCGACCGGCGAGGAGCCTTACTCGATCGCGATCACGCTGATCGAGGCGCTCGGCGAATCGGCCGCGCGCGGCGCGTCGATTCTCGCGACCGACCTCGACACGCAGGTGCTCGCGAAGGCGG
This region of Burkholderia contaminans genomic DNA includes:
- a CDS encoding CheR family methyltransferase, with protein sequence MPHARAPFRPDVPDASPRAGEPGRDFAFTSADFARIRALIHQRAGISLSEHKRDMAYSRLARRLRARGLDTFRDYLDLLEQEDDPLEWEAFTNSLTTNLTAFFRESHHFPILSEFVKGRPAPVSVWCSAASTGEEPYSIAITLIEALGESAARGASILATDLDTQVLAKAEAGIYTYDQVKHLAPERLKRFFLKGTGAQAGRVKVRPELRAMIRFEQLNLTDADYGIAKPFDAIFCRNVMIYFDKPTQGQVLSRFEPLVKPGGLLFAGHSENFTYVTQAFRLRGQTVYELTRDAAQGARPRGAQAPAMLSAAHARAASAPGVRG
- the cheA gene encoding chemotaxis protein CheA — its product is MTLDITQFYQTFFDEADELLAQMEQLLLNLDVGSPDPEDLAAIFRAAHSIKGGAATFGFSALTDTTHILESLLDRARNHELTLTKEMVDAFLETKDVLSDQLVDYRASAEPDAAAAATICAKLERLKAESGAGAPAAAEAEPAAPVAAAVAPAAPAASDDRVPDHVIEQAVAAAHPTADAGADEGGPHLKITLVGVDAKDRELLTEELGNLGRIVGREEVGADLTLWVESDVPSDDIVAVCCFVIDESQIRVGHGTAPAAPAAAQDAAAPAAEPAAAAQPVRAEVFAPQAAAPQPAAPAPAAPAPAAPAAAAQAQQPAQPAHADHAPQAAAHHDDKRARPAAAAASGAEGSSIRVGVEKVDQLINLVGELVITQAMLAETASAFDPALHDRLFNGMAQLERNARDLQEAVMSIRMMPMDYVFSRFPRLVRDLAGKLGKQVELVTFGQATELDKSLIERIIDPLTHLVRNSLDHGIETVDKRVAAGKDAVGQLVLSAAHHGGNIVIEVSDDGAGLNRERILAKAAKQGMQVSDNISDDEVWQLIFAPGFSTAETVTDVSGRGVGMDVVKRNIQSMGGHVEITSVAGRGTTTRIVLPLTLAILDGMSVKVGNEIFILPLNFVMESLQPSNDDIYTVGNGERVVRVRGEYLPLVALHEVFSVDDARTDPTQGIVTIMETEGRRFAMLIDELVGQQQVVVKNLETNYRKVHGISAATILGDGSVALIVDVAALNRETRATHGARAGAELAMF
- the cheW gene encoding chemotaxis protein CheW, whose product is MINPAAANAATSRRDAEQGDATGQEFLVFTLGDEEYGIDILKVQEIRGYDSVTRIANAPEFIKGVINLRGIIVPIVDMRIKFHLGRVEYDHQTVVIILNVSNRVVGMVVDGVSDVLTLQTDQIMPAPEFGATLTTEYLTGLGTVDGRMLILMDIEKLMSSREMALIETLGG
- a CDS encoding methyl-accepting chemotaxis protein codes for the protein MLHNWSIRTTLTAIGLILVALAAAVGGLGLYALNHASRSLDEIAHVDLPAIHALDDTAAQLLRSRVALDRFRTLTEAGNGADATKVLDRAQELFAKSNQNWQAFQSLPKLGVEQALLDELSTRYSTIVKEGVEPEFAAARAGDMAAYHAVADTKISPMFIAFDQTAAAVIAALQKRAEDRQAATQSQISLMIGLIAAGIAIAFVVVIAIRFALRGLIVQPLEDAIAHFERIAGGDLTQPVNVFSTNEIGRLFGGIKRMQDAVTTMVQAVHRGTESIDVGAREISTGNTDLSQRTEEQAASLQETASSMEQLTGTVRQNAENARQASQLAVNASDIATQGGEVVGQVVSTMQDIAASSGKVVDIIGTIEGIAFQTNILALNAAVEAARAGEQGRGFAVVAGEVRSLAQRSASAAKEIKQLIGDSAEKVESGSALVSRAGSTMDEIVQAVRRVTDIMGEISAASDEQSTGIEQVNRAVGQMDSVTQQNAALVEQAAAAAASLEEQTRQMKAIVSGWRVAGGIVLAPSRGVARPVAHEPAAGPALTSEPRFDAAPVAALPAPQANAQPARRAAPAPRAAGAAAAASGAGHEPKRAADTGAHAQKDAPASRGTAAGGYGPRLAKTAAPADKPAAKPALVRPALNGEKPAPATAGTSDDDWETF